Proteins from a single region of Candidatus Cloacimonadota bacterium:
- a CDS encoding class II glutamine amidotransferase — protein sequence MIHKRTKIILIVLLIMGLSSASLFGCRLLTMIGKDNKVLSSQNTGDLLENALDELQSQSTTTYNPYFPNDDGWALLYYLPDDPGTVFIERGDGAAYNSSAYDDFQSEIVEAEAHIVIGHIRAASSGATGIDDPHPFLWETDEIIYSFAHNGTLSGSDITYISNHLESPYDENYTTDPIVDSELYFRWIIQNIAQNGWNVNEGIHAALEELIGSWNMNFVFSDGTDIYNYRNSIDNDHELQYSPSSSNESSCFRLIMSDFGDLNLPGQGDINDDELLFHPFTGRTTLFKEYSNDKPYYNRTLHPNWNWESFPVVPDVSGDYNAELMVDPLLPYIEKVVASDNREMTYYGGTGWYHDPLDFTMVNWNELYKLRMNNWIPWSFSNNLSLAGYLRPDNEPTLENAISRHTYWVSYTLLPTQNIVDAFGSVWDKVESVKAEDWYYCKQTIPRNGNSIPVASNSTKGKYLEFGKGYIISFNEDVAGFVWHYPHTPIWGSARKGKPQSFTYNEKSDYNVIDVIDIPANVTEIGIFEDDECVGASVVDSSKAQILAYTSSSGRDPVALTFQLEIGRGGKSTVNNYSVFDQKKSKFEIRKLYSHSDDYSIVKLSEIELPASNFDKERLQVLANYPNPYNMNIGNSKLSFYVPCQTTVSVNIYNIWGQKVKDLYNGEMDSGKYDAIWDGTGYNGESVVNGVYFYQVKTSNQNAVSKILLIR from the coding sequence ATGATACATAAAAGAACAAAAATAATATTGATAGTCTTATTAATAATGGGTTTATCATCTGCCAGTTTGTTTGGCTGCAGGTTATTAACAATGATTGGAAAAGATAACAAAGTACTATCTTCCCAAAATACCGGCGATCTCCTTGAAAACGCTTTGGATGAATTGCAATCACAAAGTACAACAACATATAATCCATATTTCCCCAATGATGATGGCTGGGCATTGTTGTACTATCTACCCGATGATCCCGGAACAGTTTTTATCGAACGTGGAGATGGTGCAGCGTATAATAGTTCAGCCTACGATGATTTTCAAAGTGAAATAGTTGAAGCAGAAGCTCATATAGTCATTGGTCATATTCGAGCAGCATCCAGTGGCGCTACAGGTATAGATGATCCTCATCCGTTTCTGTGGGAAACAGATGAAATAATTTATTCGTTTGCGCACAATGGTACTTTATCTGGAAGCGATATTACATATATTTCTAATCATTTGGAATCTCCCTATGATGAAAATTATACGACAGATCCTATAGTTGATTCTGAATTATATTTCCGTTGGATTATTCAGAATATTGCTCAAAATGGCTGGAATGTGAATGAAGGCATACACGCTGCCTTAGAGGAATTAATCGGTTCTTGGAATATGAATTTTGTGTTTTCCGATGGAACCGATATCTATAATTATAGAAATTCCATTGACAATGATCATGAATTACAATATAGCCCTTCCTCATCTAATGAAAGTAGTTGCTTCAGATTGATAATGAGCGACTTTGGAGATTTAAATCTTCCGGGACAGGGAGATATAAATGATGATGAACTGCTCTTCCACCCTTTTACCGGCAGAACAACTCTGTTTAAAGAGTACTCAAATGACAAACCATATTATAACCGCACACTTCATCCAAATTGGAATTGGGAAAGTTTCCCGGTAGTACCGGACGTATCCGGAGATTACAATGCGGAACTTATGGTAGATCCATTATTACCGTATATAGAAAAGGTTGTAGCATCAGATAACAGGGAAATGACATATTATGGCGGAACAGGTTGGTACCATGATCCTCTTGATTTTACAATGGTCAATTGGAATGAACTCTATAAACTTCGGATGAACAATTGGATTCCATGGTCATTCTCAAATAATCTTTCCTTAGCCGGTTATCTGCGTCCCGATAATGAGCCAACCCTTGAAAATGCAATATCACGACACACTTACTGGGTAAGTTATACATTATTACCAACCCAGAATATTGTCGATGCTTTTGGCTCGGTATGGGATAAGGTAGAGAGCGTAAAGGCAGAAGACTGGTATTATTGTAAGCAAACTATTCCGCGTAATGGAAACTCCATCCCGGTGGCATCTAATAGCACAAAAGGGAAATATCTGGAGTTTGGCAAAGGATACATTATTTCATTTAATGAAGATGTTGCGGGATTTGTCTGGCATTACCCCCACACACCGATATGGGGTTCGGCAAGAAAGGGAAAACCTCAATCATTTACATATAACGAGAAATCCGACTATAATGTAATTGATGTGATTGATATTCCCGCCAATGTAACCGAGATAGGTATTTTTGAAGATGATGAATGCGTGGGAGCCAGCGTTGTAGATAGTTCCAAAGCTCAAATATTGGCTTATACTTCATCATCCGGTAGAGACCCGGTTGCCTTGACCTTTCAATTGGAGATCGGACGTGGTGGCAAATCCACTGTAAATAATTATTCGGTGTTCGATCAAAAGAAATCCAAATTTGAGATTAGAAAACTATATTCTCATAGTGATGATTATTCTATTGTTAAACTTAGCGAAATTGAACTACCCGCCTCGAACTTTGATAAAGAACGTTTGCAGGTTCTTGCAAATTATCCCAATCCTTACAATATGAACATCGGAAATTCAAAACTTTCTTTTTATGTTCCCTGCCAAACTACCGTATCAGTAAATATTTATAATATATGGGGACAGAAAGTAAAGGATTTGTATAACGGAGAGATGGATTCCGGTAAATATGATGCAATTTGGGACGGTACTGGATATAATGGCGAGTCAGTTGTTAACGGAGTATATTTCTATCAGGTTAAAACATCGAATCAGAATGCAGTTAGTAAAATATTGTTGATCAGATAA
- a CDS encoding NAD(P)H-hydrate dehydratase yields MFVLSPDKMKNYDKFTIENFGLEGIVLMENAGKKAAEIIETNLIKEDNSIAVVCGTGNNAGDGFVVARWLFNHGYDVCCFVIGNEEKFSPSAKKNYGILDKLSCEIVFISNDDAVEYFANELPYFDVIADAMFGIGLKGKIKGYRKKIIELINKHIGIKVAIDIPSGVNAETGEVANVAVNSDFTLTMAALKYGHLLFPGREYSGKVYVIDIGISPLTYAENPPEAEVLEEIESFFPSRKSNSDKTDYGKIAIIAGSAGLTGAAIMASKSALEIGSGLIKLIHPRSLSPIFENSLIEIMSKTVNETDSQTISFDALDEILEFTKNSNAIAIGPGISRNESTARFVREFLKQNTKLTVIDADGINAFQDHLEELKYLNGKPYIFTPHIREFSRLIDLPVEKIETNLLEHTRKFAKKYNVIILLKGATSVICNNKETTFNVVGNPGLSTGGNGDVLTGIIVSLLGQGFSEYDAARVGSFILGKTADILLKDFGERSLTPTKIIKNLYKSMQFGVH; encoded by the coding sequence ATGTTTGTATTAAGTCCGGATAAAATGAAGAATTATGACAAATTTACAATTGAAAATTTTGGTTTAGAAGGAATAGTATTAATGGAAAATGCCGGAAAAAAAGCAGCGGAAATTATTGAAACGAATCTAATCAAAGAAGATAACTCCATCGCAGTAGTTTGCGGAACCGGTAATAACGCCGGAGATGGTTTTGTCGTTGCAAGATGGCTCTTTAATCACGGATATGATGTTTGCTGTTTTGTAATCGGAAATGAGGAGAAATTTTCTCCCTCTGCTAAAAAAAATTATGGGATTTTAGATAAATTGTCCTGCGAAATTGTTTTCATTTCCAATGATGATGCAGTAGAATATTTTGCAAATGAGCTGCCGTACTTTGATGTTATTGCTGATGCAATGTTTGGAATCGGGCTAAAGGGTAAAATTAAAGGATATCGAAAAAAAATTATAGAATTGATAAATAAACATATTGGGATAAAAGTAGCAATTGATATTCCATCAGGAGTAAATGCGGAAACCGGTGAAGTAGCAAATGTGGCTGTAAATTCGGATTTCACACTCACAATGGCTGCTTTGAAATACGGACATCTTCTCTTTCCCGGCAGAGAATATTCCGGTAAAGTTTATGTGATAGATATTGGGATTTCCCCTCTTACTTATGCAGAAAATCCACCTGAAGCTGAAGTTCTGGAAGAAATCGAATCGTTCTTTCCTTCTCGAAAATCAAATTCAGATAAAACCGATTATGGGAAAATAGCCATAATTGCCGGTTCTGCCGGACTTACCGGTGCTGCAATTATGGCAAGCAAATCTGCTTTGGAAATTGGCTCGGGTTTGATTAAACTAATCCATCCGAGAAGTCTTTCCCCTATCTTTGAAAATTCTTTGATCGAAATAATGTCCAAAACTGTAAATGAAACCGATTCACAAACAATATCATTTGACGCATTGGATGAAATTTTGGAATTTACAAAAAATTCCAATGCAATTGCAATTGGACCGGGAATTTCCCGGAATGAATCTACTGCAAGATTCGTAAGAGAATTTTTAAAACAAAACACAAAACTTACTGTTATAGACGCAGACGGGATAAATGCTTTTCAGGATCATTTGGAAGAATTGAAATATTTAAATGGAAAACCTTACATTTTTACTCCGCATATCCGCGAATTTTCTCGTCTCATTGATTTACCTGTGGAAAAAATCGAAACGAATCTTTTGGAACATACACGCAAATTTGCAAAAAAATACAATGTGATTATTTTGCTAAAAGGTGCTACCTCTGTAATTTGCAATAATAAGGAAACTACTTTCAATGTTGTGGGAAATCCCGGCTTGAGTACCGGCGGAAACGGAGATGTGTTAACCGGAATTATCGTATCACTTCTCGGACAAGGATTTTCCGAATACGATGCAGCTCGTGTGGGCTCATTTATTTTGGGAAAAACTGCTGATATTCTTTTGAAAGATTTTGGAGAACGTTCTCTCACTCCGACAAAAATTATAAAAAATTTGTACAAAAGTATGCAGTTTGGAGTGCATTAA
- a CDS encoding Gfo/Idh/MocA family oxidoreductase, translating into MKVGVLGVGHLGQHHARNYMEMDSTKLIGIFDTDEVRAKEIAKRIDCKVFNSAQELISQTDAINIATPTTTHYQYAKQCLKSGKHVLIEKPICSELNQAKELVEMAEKRNLKIQVGHIERFNPAVLSLSNVLLNPLFIEANRIAPFTPRGSDVPVVLDLMIHDIDIILSLVKSKVKSINAVGVPIVTDDVDIANAKVEFENGALANITASRISLKQERKIRFFQKDKYISLDYQKKIVNIVKKNPKINDIMAEIMSGDRTANIFEMFDTERPEIIEKEPLRAELESFVNAIKNDTRPIVNGNDGYEALRVAFDIMKDIDKNRKGIV; encoded by the coding sequence ATGAAAGTTGGAGTTTTGGGTGTTGGACACTTAGGACAGCATCATGCCAGAAATTATATGGAAATGGATTCCACGAAATTGATTGGAATTTTTGATACAGATGAAGTTCGAGCCAAGGAAATCGCGAAAAGAATTGATTGTAAAGTATTCAACTCCGCTCAAGAACTTATATCACAAACGGATGCAATAAATATTGCCACCCCCACCACCACCCACTATCAATATGCAAAGCAGTGTTTGAAATCCGGAAAACACGTTCTTATCGAAAAACCGATTTGTAGTGAACTGAATCAGGCAAAAGAACTGGTCGAAATGGCTGAAAAAAGAAATCTTAAAATTCAAGTTGGGCACATAGAACGCTTCAATCCAGCGGTTTTATCCTTGTCGAATGTTCTGCTGAATCCCCTTTTTATTGAGGCAAATCGCATCGCTCCATTCACACCCCGTGGAAGCGATGTTCCGGTGGTGCTTGATTTGATGATCCACGACATAGATATTATTCTCTCGCTTGTGAAAAGTAAAGTCAAAAGTATAAATGCAGTTGGAGTACCGATTGTTACGGATGACGTGGATATTGCAAATGCAAAAGTTGAATTTGAAAATGGAGCTTTGGCAAATATTACAGCTAGTAGAATCTCTCTAAAACAAGAACGTAAAATAAGATTCTTCCAAAAAGACAAATATATTTCTCTTGATTATCAGAAAAAAATCGTGAATATTGTTAAGAAAAATCCTAAAATAAATGACATCATGGCAGAGATTATGTCCGGTGATAGAACTGCAAATATTTTTGAGATGTTTGATACGGAAAGACCTGAAATAATCGAAAAGGAACCGCTTAGAGCCGAATTGGAAAGTTTTGTTAACGCAATAAAAAACGACACACGCCCGATAGTGAACGGAAATGACGGTTACGAAGCTCTTCGCGTAGCATTTGACATAATGAAAGATATTGATAAAAATAGAAAAGGTATTGTATAA
- the asnS gene encoding asparagine--tRNA ligase encodes MAEKVLIKDIGKFDGDEVLIRGWVRNRRSSGKIQFIIIRDGTGEIQTVAFKPNIGDELFGRCAELTIESSVKIWGKVKPDKRAPSGYELDLINIEIIQIAAEYPIQKKAHGTSFLLDNRHLWVRSINQNALLKIRHTVYYAICEYLNENNFYRYDSPILTPNACEGTTTLFEVPYFDEGKAYLSQSGQLYAETGIMSLGRVYDFGPTFRAEKSKTRKHLTEFWMMDAEAAFVEHKENMQIQEKLIRFVIRKVIEKNENELKILERNIEKLQKADATFKIITYSEAIKFLQEKGYDINFGDDFGAEEEEEIARESDVPVFVEKWPKQIKAFYMKRDVENPDLVLGSDLIAPDGFGELIGGSQREDDYELLKERMEAENMPMKEFQWYLDLRKYGSVPHSGFGIGLERFIAWISGKRYIREAIPFPRMINRVSP; translated from the coding sequence ATGGCAGAAAAAGTTTTAATTAAAGATATAGGGAAATTTGATGGTGATGAAGTTCTTATTCGAGGGTGGGTAAGAAATCGTCGTTCCAGTGGGAAAATTCAATTTATCATAATTCGAGATGGAACCGGTGAAATTCAGACCGTAGCTTTCAAACCGAATATTGGCGATGAACTATTTGGCAGATGTGCAGAATTGACCATTGAATCTTCCGTAAAAATATGGGGGAAAGTAAAACCTGATAAAAGAGCACCTTCCGGCTACGAATTAGACTTAATTAATATTGAGATCATCCAAATTGCTGCCGAATATCCAATCCAGAAAAAAGCACATGGAACAAGTTTCTTGCTGGACAATCGTCATCTTTGGGTGCGTTCCATAAATCAAAATGCGTTGCTGAAAATCCGTCATACGGTTTATTATGCAATTTGCGAATATCTGAATGAAAATAATTTCTACCGTTACGATTCCCCTATTCTCACACCAAATGCTTGCGAAGGCACGACCACACTTTTTGAGGTTCCCTATTTCGATGAAGGAAAAGCCTATCTCTCACAATCCGGTCAACTCTATGCAGAAACGGGGATTATGAGTTTGGGGCGAGTTTATGATTTTGGTCCCACATTTCGAGCGGAAAAATCGAAAACCAGAAAACATCTTACTGAATTCTGGATGATGGATGCTGAAGCTGCTTTTGTTGAACACAAAGAAAACATGCAAATACAAGAAAAATTAATTCGCTTTGTCATTAGAAAAGTTATTGAAAAAAATGAAAATGAATTGAAAATCTTAGAACGCAATATTGAAAAATTGCAAAAAGCAGATGCAACTTTTAAAATAATAACTTATTCCGAAGCTATCAAATTCCTCCAAGAAAAAGGATATGATATCAATTTCGGCGATGATTTTGGTGCCGAAGAGGAAGAAGAAATTGCCCGAGAAAGCGATGTTCCGGTTTTCGTAGAAAAATGGCCCAAACAAATAAAAGCTTTTTATATGAAAAGAGATGTAGAAAATCCCGATCTCGTCCTCGGTTCAGACTTGATCGCCCCTGATGGATTTGGTGAACTTATCGGCGGCTCACAAAGAGAAGATGATTACGAGCTTCTCAAGGAAAGAATGGAGGCGGAAAATATGCCGATGAAAGAATTTCAGTGGTATCTTGATCTCCGAAAATATGGCTCTGTCCCACATAGTGGTTTCGGGATCGGACTGGAGCGGTTTATCGCCTGGATTTCCGGCAAACGTTACATTCGGGAAGCAATTCCATTTCCACGAATGATAAATAGGGTTTCACCCTAA
- the mazG gene encoding nucleoside triphosphate pyrophosphohydrolase, which translates to MKEFEELLKIITVLLDPKNGCPWDLKQTPETLRPHMIEEVYEISEAIELNDAELLKEELGDLLLHIVFQCKIAEQDEQFSIKDVIAKINEKMKRRHPHIFGDISVKTAEEVEHNWEKIKRKEKAHRNSILEGLPKSLPALIKARRIQSKAATVGFDWENVTDTFAKLKEELLEFEHELQKNDAKKMKEEIGDLIFALVNVARKLDIDPEFALELTTKKFMRRFGYIEKTLKENLFSSNLTEMENLWQKAKDEEDG; encoded by the coding sequence TTGAAAGAATTTGAAGAACTTTTAAAAATTATTACAGTTCTTTTAGACCCAAAGAATGGATGCCCATGGGATCTCAAACAGACTCCCGAAACTCTTCGCCCGCATATGATTGAGGAAGTGTATGAGATTTCTGAAGCAATTGAACTGAATGACGCCGAATTATTAAAAGAAGAATTGGGCGACCTGCTTTTGCATATTGTATTTCAATGCAAAATAGCAGAACAGGATGAACAATTTTCTATCAAAGATGTAATTGCCAAGATAAACGAAAAAATGAAAAGACGGCATCCGCACATTTTCGGTGATATAAGTGTGAAAACTGCCGAAGAAGTCGAGCATAATTGGGAGAAGATAAAACGAAAAGAAAAGGCTCACAGAAATTCAATTTTAGAAGGATTACCAAAAAGTTTACCGGCACTTATCAAGGCAAGAAGAATTCAGAGCAAAGCAGCCACTGTGGGATTTGACTGGGAAAATGTTACGGATACATTTGCAAAATTGAAAGAGGAATTACTTGAATTCGAACATGAATTACAAAAAAATGATGCAAAAAAGATGAAGGAAGAAATTGGTGATTTAATTTTTGCACTTGTAAATGTAGCAAGAAAGCTTGATATTGACCCGGAATTTGCTTTGGAGTTAACAACGAAAAAATTTATGAGAAGATTTGGTTATATCGAAAAGACTTTGAAAGAAAACCTTTTTTCCAGCAATCTTACTGAAATGGAAAATCTTTGGCAAAAAGCAAAGGATGAAGAGGATGGATAA
- a CDS encoding GNAT family N-acetyltransferase gives MKNIIYTDDIEQISNESLKGFFVDWPEHPNPETHYKILKNSYKIWLAITEKQCVGFINAISDGIFYAFIPLLEVIPEYQNCGIGRELVKKMLISLNKMYAIDIVCDKQIEPFYTKIGFSKCIGMVRRNYQNQNPSLFNRN, from the coding sequence ATGAAAAATATCATTTATACTGATGATATCGAACAAATATCTAACGAATCTTTAAAAGGTTTTTTTGTTGATTGGCCAGAGCATCCAAATCCTGAAACACATTATAAAATTCTGAAAAATAGTTATAAAATCTGGCTTGCTATTACTGAAAAGCAGTGTGTCGGCTTCATTAATGCAATTTCCGATGGAATATTTTATGCGTTTATCCCTTTGCTTGAGGTTATACCGGAATATCAGAACTGCGGAATTGGTAGGGAATTAGTGAAAAAAATGCTAATAAGCCTAAATAAAATGTACGCAATTGATATTGTTTGTGATAAGCAGATCGAACCGTTTTATACAAAAATCGGTTTTAGCAAATGCATTGGAATGGTCAGAAGAAATTATCAAAATCAAAATCCCAGTTTATTTAATCGCAACTGA
- the hrcA gene encoding heat-inducible transcriptional repressor HrcA: MINDSNCVLTKRQQDILKSIILEHIKTAETVGSSVLANDYDLNVSSATVRNEMSVLTEMGYIEQPYTSAGRIPTAMGYKFYINDIIDFDREIPDKKIKLMQTLLSQNYQSLENMLSSVLKFLANISGQMSIIAEPDFSFGILESFNIFLLTSDKLLIAISLRAGFEKTFIIPNKHKLSQHQIRAIERYLNDNFAQKSFNQIKHILKKELRNTTDSQKTIIQSINTEIQKALQKASNLNLRFEGDIGFMSQPEFNSQLKVLKLLKAINDHKKIENIFKNYRQNDYTILMGEETGIEGLEDAVLIFGKYEIMNLTGFIGILGTKRMNYTDNIPIICFAARMITELSEKGALIPYQIKNK, encoded by the coding sequence ATGATAAATGATTCAAATTGTGTATTAACCAAAAGGCAACAAGATATTCTAAAATCAATAATTTTAGAACACATCAAAACAGCCGAAACTGTTGGCTCCAGCGTATTAGCAAATGATTATGATCTGAACGTGAGCTCCGCAACAGTGCGGAATGAAATGAGCGTGTTAACGGAAATGGGCTATATTGAACAGCCATACACATCTGCCGGACGCATTCCAACCGCAATGGGTTATAAATTCTATATTAATGATATAATTGATTTTGATAGGGAAATTCCTGATAAAAAGATAAAACTTATGCAGACTCTTCTTTCTCAAAATTATCAAAGTCTGGAAAATATGCTTTCTTCAGTTTTAAAATTTCTTGCAAATATTTCCGGACAAATGAGCATAATTGCCGAACCGGACTTTTCATTCGGTATCCTCGAATCTTTCAATATATTTCTTTTAACGAGCGATAAATTATTAATCGCAATCAGTTTGAGAGCCGGATTTGAAAAAACTTTCATTATTCCAAACAAACACAAACTTTCTCAGCATCAAATACGTGCCATTGAACGTTATTTGAATGACAACTTTGCTCAAAAATCTTTTAACCAGATCAAGCACATTCTTAAAAAAGAATTACGCAACACTACTGATTCCCAAAAGACGATTATCCAAAGCATTAATACTGAAATTCAAAAGGCATTACAGAAAGCTAGCAATCTGAATCTGCGCTTTGAGGGTGATATTGGATTTATGAGTCAGCCGGAATTCAATTCTCAGCTGAAAGTTTTAAAACTACTTAAAGCTATAAACGACCATAAAAAAATTGAAAATATTTTTAAAAATTATCGGCAAAATGATTATACAATATTGATGGGCGAAGAAACCGGCATTGAAGGTCTCGAAGATGCCGTCCTCATTTTCGGAAAATACGAAATTATGAATTTAACCGGTTTCATCGGTATTCTTGGCACAAAAAGAATGAATTATACCGACAATATTCCCATAATTTGCTTTGCTGCAA
- a CDS encoding HAMP domain-containing sensor histidine kinase, which translates to MDNRKSLLFIRYYFIIGGLAIILFFAIYTSNLLHKVRNELEVFPKIYARFVKISTKENIEGDLLEIILSEVVKKIDYPIIVTDGKEEPKYWKNLEDYLPDNKISNQSNQKQLRNLIEKMKSDNSFIVLTEPTNNEIISKIFYSQSSTIKRLKFLPYLEFFIVLLFIAAGVIVIITMKRREKEHLWIALAKETAHQFGTPITSLLGWVQMLELKVSENSEDELLEQTVLHMKQDIARLQNVASRFGKVGSSIKLKESDISQTIQSVIEYFKARIPKESNKIEIEFINETKMQDFLFDPDLIKWALENLIKNSIDAMKEKSGIISIKIYEDQKFLYIRVTDQGKGIPKNLRKSLFKTGVTTKKRGWGLGLSLTKRIVEDFHHGKIYIVKSESNKGSIIEIKLKKDKE; encoded by the coding sequence ATGGATAACAGAAAAAGTCTGCTTTTTATTCGATATTATTTCATCATTGGTGGGTTGGCTATTATCCTATTTTTTGCAATCTACACCAGCAACCTGCTTCATAAGGTACGAAATGAATTGGAAGTTTTTCCAAAAATATACGCTCGTTTTGTCAAAATTTCTACAAAGGAAAACATCGAAGGAGATCTGCTCGAAATCATTCTTTCAGAGGTCGTAAAGAAAATTGATTATCCAATTATCGTAACAGATGGGAAGGAAGAGCCCAAATATTGGAAAAACTTGGAAGATTATTTGCCGGATAATAAAATATCAAACCAATCTAATCAGAAGCAATTGAGAAATCTTATCGAAAAAATGAAATCCGACAATTCATTTATTGTCCTTACCGAACCAACTAATAATGAAATAATCTCTAAAATATTTTACAGCCAATCTTCAACAATAAAGCGGCTTAAATTCCTCCCCTATCTTGAATTTTTCATAGTCTTACTTTTCATAGCTGCCGGAGTCATTGTGATTATTACAATGAAACGGCGAGAGAAAGAACATCTTTGGATTGCTCTTGCAAAAGAAACTGCTCACCAATTTGGAACCCCGATCACTTCATTGCTCGGGTGGGTGCAGATGTTGGAACTAAAAGTTTCTGAAAATTCTGAAGATGAACTTCTTGAGCAAACTGTTCTTCATATGAAGCAGGATATTGCCCGCTTGCAGAATGTTGCATCCAGATTCGGAAAAGTCGGCTCATCTATCAAATTAAAAGAATCGGATATTTCGCAAACCATTCAATCCGTTATCGAATATTTCAAAGCTCGAATTCCCAAAGAGAGTAATAAAATCGAAATTGAATTTATAAATGAGACTAAAATGCAGGATTTTCTTTTCGATCCCGATTTGATAAAATGGGCTCTTGAAAACTTGATAAAAAATTCAATTGACGCTATGAAAGAAAAATCCGGAATTATTTCAATTAAAATTTATGAAGATCAAAAATTTTTATATATTCGGGTTACTGATCAGGGCAAAGGAATTCCAAAAAATTTAAGAAAATCCCTATTTAAAACCGGAGTTACAACCAAAAAACGCGGTTGGGGTTTGGGCCTGAGTTTAACCAAAAGAATTGTTGAAGATTTTCATCATGGAAAAATCTATATTGTAAAAAGTGAATCGAATAAAGGCTCAATCATTGAAATAAAATTAAAGAAAGATAAGGAATAA